A window of the Odocoileus virginianus isolate 20LAN1187 ecotype Illinois chromosome 20, Ovbor_1.2, whole genome shotgun sequence genome harbors these coding sequences:
- the COX7A1 gene encoding cytochrome c oxidase subunit 7A1, mitochondrial, with protein sequence MRALRVSQALVRSFSSTARNRFENRVAEKQKLFQEDNGLPVHLKGGATDNILYRVTMTLCLGGTLYSLYCLGWASFPHKK encoded by the exons ATGAGGGCCCTGCGG GTCTCCCAGGCACTGGTCCGCTCCTTTAGCTCAACCGCCCGGAACCGCTTCGAGAACCGAGTAGCTGAGAAACAGAAACTTTTCCAG GAGGACAATGGCCTCCCGGTGCACTTGAAGGGCGGTGCAACAGACAACATCCTGTATCGAGTGACGATGACTCTGTGTCTGGGGG GCACTCTCTACAGCCTGTACTGCCTTGGCTGGGCCTCCTTCCCTCACAAGAAGTGA
- the CAPNS1 gene encoding calpain small subunit 1 isoform X1, with the protein MFLVNSFLKGGGGGGGGGGLGGGLGNVLGGLISGAGGGGGGGGGGGGGGGGGGGTAMRILGGVISAISEAAAQYNPEPPPPRTHYSNIEANESEEVRQFRRLFAQLAGDDMEVSATELMNILNKVVTRHPDLKTDGFGIDTCRSMVAVMDSDTTGKLGFEEFKYLWNNIKKWQAIYKRFDVDCSGTIGSSELPGAFEAAGFHLNEHLYNMIIRRYSDEGGNMDFDNFISCLVRLDAMFRAFKSLDKDGTGQIQVNIQEWLQLTMYS; encoded by the exons ATGTTCCTGGTTAACTCGTTCTTGAAGGGTGGCGGAGGCGGCGGAGGAGGCGGGGGCCTGGGCGGGGGTCTAGGGAATGTGCTTGGAGGCCTTATCAGCGGGGCCGGAGGCGGCGGCGGTggtggaggcggcggcggcggcggcggcggcggcggcggcggaacTGCCATGCGCATCCTGGGCGGGGTCATTAGCGCCATTAG TGAGGCGGCTGCGCAGTACAACCCAGAGCCCCCG CCCCCCCGCACACATTACTCCAACATCGAGGCCAATGAGAGTGAGGAGGTCCGGCAGTTCCGGAGGCTTTTTGCCCAGCTGGCTGGAGAT GACATGGAGGTCAGCGCCACAGAACTCATGAACATTCTCAACAAAGTGGTGACCCGAC ATCCTGATCTGAAGACTGATGGCTTTGGCATTGACACATGTCGCAGCATGGTGGCCGTAATGGAT AGTGACACGACTGGCAAACTGGGCTTCGAAGAATTCAAGTATTTGTGgaacaacattaaaaaatggCAG GCCATATACAAACGGTTTGATGTTGACTGTTCAGGCACCATTGGCAGCAGTGAACTCCCAGGGGCCTTTGAGGCAGCAG GATTCCACCTGAATGAACATCTCTACAACATGATCATCCGACGCTACTCAGATGAGGGAGGGAACATGGATTTTGACAATTTCATCAGCTGCCTGGtcagactggatgccatgttcc GTGCCTTCAAATCTCTCGACAAAGACGGCACTGGACAAATCCAGGTGAACATCCAGGAG TGGCTGCAGCTGACCATGTACTCCTGA
- the CAPNS1 gene encoding calpain small subunit 1 isoform X2, with protein sequence MGATLALWARRGPRSEAAAQYNPEPPPPRTHYSNIEANESEEVRQFRRLFAQLAGDDMEVSATELMNILNKVVTRHPDLKTDGFGIDTCRSMVAVMDSDTTGKLGFEEFKYLWNNIKKWQAIYKRFDVDCSGTIGSSELPGAFEAAGFHLNEHLYNMIIRRYSDEGGNMDFDNFISCLVRLDAMFRAFKSLDKDGTGQIQVNIQEWLQLTMYS encoded by the exons ATGGGGGCAACGCTAGCCTTGTGGGCGCGGCGTGGCCCTCGTAG TGAGGCGGCTGCGCAGTACAACCCAGAGCCCCCG CCCCCCCGCACACATTACTCCAACATCGAGGCCAATGAGAGTGAGGAGGTCCGGCAGTTCCGGAGGCTTTTTGCCCAGCTGGCTGGAGAT GACATGGAGGTCAGCGCCACAGAACTCATGAACATTCTCAACAAAGTGGTGACCCGAC ATCCTGATCTGAAGACTGATGGCTTTGGCATTGACACATGTCGCAGCATGGTGGCCGTAATGGAT AGTGACACGACTGGCAAACTGGGCTTCGAAGAATTCAAGTATTTGTGgaacaacattaaaaaatggCAG GCCATATACAAACGGTTTGATGTTGACTGTTCAGGCACCATTGGCAGCAGTGAACTCCCAGGGGCCTTTGAGGCAGCAG GATTCCACCTGAATGAACATCTCTACAACATGATCATCCGACGCTACTCAGATGAGGGAGGGAACATGGATTTTGACAATTTCATCAGCTGCCTGGtcagactggatgccatgttcc GTGCCTTCAAATCTCTCGACAAAGACGGCACTGGACAAATCCAGGTGAACATCCAGGAG TGGCTGCAGCTGACCATGTACTCCTGA
- the CAPNS1 gene encoding calpain small subunit 1 isoform X3 encodes MSEAAAQYNPEPPPPRTHYSNIEANESEEVRQFRRLFAQLAGDDMEVSATELMNILNKVVTRHPDLKTDGFGIDTCRSMVAVMDSDTTGKLGFEEFKYLWNNIKKWQAIYKRFDVDCSGTIGSSELPGAFEAAGFHLNEHLYNMIIRRYSDEGGNMDFDNFISCLVRLDAMFRAFKSLDKDGTGQIQVNIQEWLQLTMYS; translated from the exons ATGAG TGAGGCGGCTGCGCAGTACAACCCAGAGCCCCCG CCCCCCCGCACACATTACTCCAACATCGAGGCCAATGAGAGTGAGGAGGTCCGGCAGTTCCGGAGGCTTTTTGCCCAGCTGGCTGGAGAT GACATGGAGGTCAGCGCCACAGAACTCATGAACATTCTCAACAAAGTGGTGACCCGAC ATCCTGATCTGAAGACTGATGGCTTTGGCATTGACACATGTCGCAGCATGGTGGCCGTAATGGAT AGTGACACGACTGGCAAACTGGGCTTCGAAGAATTCAAGTATTTGTGgaacaacattaaaaaatggCAG GCCATATACAAACGGTTTGATGTTGACTGTTCAGGCACCATTGGCAGCAGTGAACTCCCAGGGGCCTTTGAGGCAGCAG GATTCCACCTGAATGAACATCTCTACAACATGATCATCCGACGCTACTCAGATGAGGGAGGGAACATGGATTTTGACAATTTCATCAGCTGCCTGGtcagactggatgccatgttcc GTGCCTTCAAATCTCTCGACAAAGACGGCACTGGACAAATCCAGGTGAACATCCAGGAG TGGCTGCAGCTGACCATGTACTCCTGA